The following are encoded together in the Juglans microcarpa x Juglans regia isolate MS1-56 chromosome 2D, Jm3101_v1.0, whole genome shotgun sequence genome:
- the LOC121249675 gene encoding non-lysosomal glucosylceramidase-like isoform X2 translates to MENGFKHEDETELPSSFSHYKVDPGKPAPLTWQRKLNFQGNVPSEFTVPFREKIQMAPFGIRLMRYSKEEVAKGRVISLTLNYVCVFLFFTLSYTCLSFYQLPVFDFFNRRTTTCHHGVPLGGIGAGSIGRSYRGEFQKFQLFPGQCEENPMLANQFSIFVSRPNAKKYSTVLCTGSPEVPKEGTASGIETWDWNLNGEKCTYQALFPRAWTTYGGEPDPELRIVCRQISPFIPQNYKESSFPVSVFTFTVSNKGKTPADVTMLFTWANSVGGISGFSGHHCNSKIVGKDGVHGVLLHHKTAHDHPPVTFAIAAEETGDVHVSECPSFLISGDSQGITAKDMWHEIKKNGSFDHLDHNETPTPSKPGSSIGAAIAASLTIPSDSIRTVTFSLAWDCPEVRFGQKTYHRRYARFYGTHGNAAASIARDAILEHALWESQIEAWQRPVLDDKRLPEWYSVTLFNELYYLNAGRTIWTDGSPPMQSLGTIRERKFFIDRPRSNLKNTADMSHQNDTAIDILERMAATLEQVHTPLTSNSAFGTYLLPNEEENIGQLLYSEGTEYLMWNTYDVHFYSSFALLMLFPKLELSIQRDFAAAVMMHDPDRMKIMSDGKWVERKVLGAVPHDIGFNDPWFEVNAYNLHNTDRWKDLNSKFVLQVYRDMVATGDKNFARAVWPSVYVAMAYMDQFDKDGDGMIENEGFPDQTYDIWSVSGVSAYSGGLWVAALQAASAMACEVGDKASANFFWVRYQKAKAVYDTLWNGSYFNYDNSGGSFSASIQADQLAGQWYARACGLSPIVEKDKVTSALEKVYNFNVLKVKGGMRGAVNGMRPDGRVDMSTMQSREIWSGVTYSVAAAMIQEEMLEMAFQTSVGVYEAAWSQEGLGYSFQTPEAWNTDDQYRALGYMRPLAIWAMQWALSKPKLCKPELRHEVREDQEYYRHHAGFAQVARLLKLPNEDAAAKSTLEVVYDSICKRLSF, encoded by the exons ATGGAAAATGGTTTCAAACATGAAGACGAAACAGAGCTTCCTTCCAGTTTTTCTCATTACAAG GTTGACCCAGGGAAACCAGCCCCACTGACTTGGCAAAGGAAGTTGAATTTTCAGGGAAACGTGCCTTCAGAGTTCACAGTGCCGTTTCGGGAGAAAATACAAATG GCTCCGTTTGGCATTCGACTAATGCGTTATTCTAAGGAAGAAGTAGCCAAAGGAAGGGTAATATCACTCACCTTAAATTATG tctgtgtttttttgttctttacTCTTTCTTACACCTGCTTGTCCTTCTATCAGCTGCCagtatttgattttttcaatagGCGTACCACCACATGTCACCATGGTGTTCCTTTAGGTGGTATTGG TGCAGGAAGCATTGGAAGAAGCTACAGAGGCgagtttcaaaaatttcaacTGTTCCCCGGACAATGTGAAGAGAACCCCATGTTAGCAAATCAATTTTCT ATTTTTGTTTCAAGGCCTAATGCTAAAAAATATTCTACTGTATTATGCACCGGGAGCCCAGAGGTACCCAA AGAAGGCACTGCTTCTGGCATTGAAACTTGGGATTGGAATTTGAACGGCGAGAAGTGTACATatcaagctttgtttccaagGGCTTGGACAACCTACGGTG GTGAACCTGACCCAGAACTTAGAATTGTTTGTCGCCAAATTTCACCTTTTATTCCCCAAAATTATAAGGAGAGCAGTTTCCCTGTATCAGTATTTACATTTACG GTATCTAATAAAGGAAAGACTCCTGCAGATGTGACGATGCTCTTTACATGGGCT AATTCCGTAGGTGGGATCTCGGGATTTTCTGGTCACCACTGCAACTCAAAGATAGT GGGAAAAGATGGAGTGCACGGAGTACTTTTACACCACAA GACCGCACATGACCACCCTCCGGTTACTTTTGCTATCGCAGCAGAGGAAACAGGTGATGTTCATGTTTCTGAGTGTCCTAGCTTTTTGATATCTGGTGATTCCCAGGGTATCACAGCTAAAGACATGTGGCATGAAATTAAAAAG AATGGGTCATTCGATCACCTTGACCACAATGAAACTCCAACACCTTCAAAACCAGGATCATCTATTGGAGCAGCTATAGCAGCCTCTTTGACTATTCCTTCTGATTCTATCCGAACTGTCACATTTTCATTGGCATGGGACTGCCCAGAAGTGAGATTTGGTCAAAAAACTTACCACAG GCGCTACGCCAGATTTTATGGCACTCATGGGAATGCTGCAGCAAGTATTGCACGTGATGCTATACTTG AGCACGCCCTATGGGAATCCCAGATAGAAGCATGGCAGAGACCAGTTCTTGATGACAAAAGGCTGCCCGAATG GTACTCAGTCACTCTCTTTAATGAGCTGTATTATCTTAATGCTGGGAGAACAATCTGGACAG ATGGATCACCTCCAATGCAAAGTTTAGGAACCATTCGTGAGAGGAAGTTCTTCATTGATAGACCCCGATCAAATCTGAAGAATACAGCTGATATGTCTCATCAAAATGACACTGCTATTGATATCCTTGAAAGGATGGCGGCAACACTTGAGCAAGTACATACTCCACTAACATCAAATTCTGCTTTTGGAACCTATTTGCTCCCgaatgaagaagaaaacattGGTCAGCTTCTTTATTCGGAAGGAACTGAATACCTAATGTGGAACACTTATGATGTCCACTTCTACTCATCTTTTGCACTACTCATGTTATTCCCCAAACTTGAACTTAGTATCCAAAGAGACTTTGCAGCAGCAGTAATGATGCATGATCCTGACAGGATGAAAATTATGAGTGATGGAAAGTGGGTTGAACGAAAGGTTCTAGGTGCTGTACCCCATGATATTGGGTTCAATGACCCTTGGTTTGAAGTAAATGCTTATAATTTGCATAATACAGATAGGTGGAAAGACTTGAACTCTAAGTTTGTTCTCCAAGTATATAGAGATATGGTTGCTACCGGTGATAAAAATTTTGCACGAGCTGTTTGGCCTTCAGTATATGTTGCAATGGCTTATATGGATCAGTTCGATAAGGATGGAGACGGGATGATCGAGAATGAGGGGTTCCCTGATCAGACTTATGATATATGGTCCGTTAGTGGTGTGAGTGCATATTCAGGAGGGCTTTGGGTGGCAGCCCTCCAGGCTGCTTCAGCCATGGCATGTGAAGTAGGTGATAAAGCATCTGCAAATTTCTTTTGGGTTAGGTATCAAAAGGCAAAAGCTGTATATGACACACTATGGAATGGTTCTTACTTTAATTACGACAACAGTGGTGGTAGTTTCAGTGCATCTATTCAAGCTGATCAATTGGCAGGACAATG GTATGCTAGAGCATGTGGTCTTTCTCCAATTGTCGAAAAAGACAAGGTGACGAGTGCCCTCGAGAAGGTTTATAATTTCAATGTCCTAAAGGTTAAGGGAGGTATGCGTGGGGCAGTGAATGGGATGCGGCCAGATGGAAGGGTTGATATGTCGACAATGCAGTCAAGAGAAATTTGGTCTGGAGTTACATATTCTGTTGCTGCTGCAATGATTCAGGAAGAGATGTTGGAAATGGCATTTCAGACTTCGGTTGGTGTCTATGAAGCAGCTTGGTCCCAAGAAGGTTTAGG CTATTCTTTTCAAACTCCAGAAGCCTGGAACACCGACGACCAATACAGAGCTCTTGGTTACATGCGGCCATTGGCCATATGGGCAATGCAGTGGGCCTTGTCAAAGCCAAAGCTTTGTAAACCGGAGCTCAGACATGAAGTAAGGGAGGACCAAGAATATTATAGGCACCATGCAGGGTTTGCACAGGTTGCACGTCTTCTAAAGTTGCCCAATGAGGATGCTGCTGCTAAAAGTACGCTAGAAGTTGTTTACGATTCCATTTGCaagagactgtcgttctaa
- the LOC121249675 gene encoding non-lysosomal glucosylceramidase-like isoform X5, translated as MLANQFSIFVSRPNAKKYSTVLCTGSPEVPKEGTASGIETWDWNLNGEKCTYQALFPRAWTTYGVGEPDPELRIVCRQISPFIPQNYKESSFPVSVFTFTVSNKGKTPADVTMLFTWANSVGGISGFSGHHCNSKIVGKDGVHGVLLHHKTAHDHPPVTFAIAAEETGDVHVSECPSFLISGDSQGITAKDMWHEIKKNGSFDHLDHNETPTPSKPGSSIGAAIAASLTIPSDSIRTVTFSLAWDCPEVRFGQKTYHRRYARFYGTHGNAAASIARDAILEHALWESQIEAWQRPVLDDKRLPEWYSVTLFNELYYLNAGRTIWTDGSPPMQSLGTIRERKFFIDRPRSNLKNTADMSHQNDTAIDILERMAATLEQVHTPLTSNSAFGTYLLPNEEENIGQLLYSEGTEYLMWNTYDVHFYSSFALLMLFPKLELSIQRDFAAAVMMHDPDRMKIMSDGKWVERKVLGAVPHDIGFNDPWFEVNAYNLHNTDRWKDLNSKFVLQVYRDMVATGDKNFARAVWPSVYVAMAYMDQFDKDGDGMIENEGFPDQTYDIWSVSGVSAYSGGLWVAALQAASAMACEVGDKASANFFWVRYQKAKAVYDTLWNGSYFNYDNSGGSFSASIQADQLAGQWYARACGLSPIVEKDKVTSALEKVYNFNVLKVKGGMRGAVNGMRPDGRVDMSTMQSREIWSGVTYSVAAAMIQEEMLEMAFQTSVGVYEAAWSQEGLGYSFQTPEAWNTDDQYRALGYMRPLAIWAMQWALSKPKLCKPELRHEVREDQEYYRHHAGFAQVARLLKLPNEDAAAKSTLEVVYDSICKRLSF; from the exons ATGTTAGCAAATCAATTTTCT ATTTTTGTTTCAAGGCCTAATGCTAAAAAATATTCTACTGTATTATGCACCGGGAGCCCAGAGGTACCCAA AGAAGGCACTGCTTCTGGCATTGAAACTTGGGATTGGAATTTGAACGGCGAGAAGTGTACATatcaagctttgtttccaagGGCTTGGACAACCTACGGTG TAGGTGAACCTGACCCAGAACTTAGAATTGTTTGTCGCCAAATTTCACCTTTTATTCCCCAAAATTATAAGGAGAGCAGTTTCCCTGTATCAGTATTTACATTTACG GTATCTAATAAAGGAAAGACTCCTGCAGATGTGACGATGCTCTTTACATGGGCT AATTCCGTAGGTGGGATCTCGGGATTTTCTGGTCACCACTGCAACTCAAAGATAGT GGGAAAAGATGGAGTGCACGGAGTACTTTTACACCACAA GACCGCACATGACCACCCTCCGGTTACTTTTGCTATCGCAGCAGAGGAAACAGGTGATGTTCATGTTTCTGAGTGTCCTAGCTTTTTGATATCTGGTGATTCCCAGGGTATCACAGCTAAAGACATGTGGCATGAAATTAAAAAG AATGGGTCATTCGATCACCTTGACCACAATGAAACTCCAACACCTTCAAAACCAGGATCATCTATTGGAGCAGCTATAGCAGCCTCTTTGACTATTCCTTCTGATTCTATCCGAACTGTCACATTTTCATTGGCATGGGACTGCCCAGAAGTGAGATTTGGTCAAAAAACTTACCACAG GCGCTACGCCAGATTTTATGGCACTCATGGGAATGCTGCAGCAAGTATTGCACGTGATGCTATACTTG AGCACGCCCTATGGGAATCCCAGATAGAAGCATGGCAGAGACCAGTTCTTGATGACAAAAGGCTGCCCGAATG GTACTCAGTCACTCTCTTTAATGAGCTGTATTATCTTAATGCTGGGAGAACAATCTGGACAG ATGGATCACCTCCAATGCAAAGTTTAGGAACCATTCGTGAGAGGAAGTTCTTCATTGATAGACCCCGATCAAATCTGAAGAATACAGCTGATATGTCTCATCAAAATGACACTGCTATTGATATCCTTGAAAGGATGGCGGCAACACTTGAGCAAGTACATACTCCACTAACATCAAATTCTGCTTTTGGAACCTATTTGCTCCCgaatgaagaagaaaacattGGTCAGCTTCTTTATTCGGAAGGAACTGAATACCTAATGTGGAACACTTATGATGTCCACTTCTACTCATCTTTTGCACTACTCATGTTATTCCCCAAACTTGAACTTAGTATCCAAAGAGACTTTGCAGCAGCAGTAATGATGCATGATCCTGACAGGATGAAAATTATGAGTGATGGAAAGTGGGTTGAACGAAAGGTTCTAGGTGCTGTACCCCATGATATTGGGTTCAATGACCCTTGGTTTGAAGTAAATGCTTATAATTTGCATAATACAGATAGGTGGAAAGACTTGAACTCTAAGTTTGTTCTCCAAGTATATAGAGATATGGTTGCTACCGGTGATAAAAATTTTGCACGAGCTGTTTGGCCTTCAGTATATGTTGCAATGGCTTATATGGATCAGTTCGATAAGGATGGAGACGGGATGATCGAGAATGAGGGGTTCCCTGATCAGACTTATGATATATGGTCCGTTAGTGGTGTGAGTGCATATTCAGGAGGGCTTTGGGTGGCAGCCCTCCAGGCTGCTTCAGCCATGGCATGTGAAGTAGGTGATAAAGCATCTGCAAATTTCTTTTGGGTTAGGTATCAAAAGGCAAAAGCTGTATATGACACACTATGGAATGGTTCTTACTTTAATTACGACAACAGTGGTGGTAGTTTCAGTGCATCTATTCAAGCTGATCAATTGGCAGGACAATG GTATGCTAGAGCATGTGGTCTTTCTCCAATTGTCGAAAAAGACAAGGTGACGAGTGCCCTCGAGAAGGTTTATAATTTCAATGTCCTAAAGGTTAAGGGAGGTATGCGTGGGGCAGTGAATGGGATGCGGCCAGATGGAAGGGTTGATATGTCGACAATGCAGTCAAGAGAAATTTGGTCTGGAGTTACATATTCTGTTGCTGCTGCAATGATTCAGGAAGAGATGTTGGAAATGGCATTTCAGACTTCGGTTGGTGTCTATGAAGCAGCTTGGTCCCAAGAAGGTTTAGG CTATTCTTTTCAAACTCCAGAAGCCTGGAACACCGACGACCAATACAGAGCTCTTGGTTACATGCGGCCATTGGCCATATGGGCAATGCAGTGGGCCTTGTCAAAGCCAAAGCTTTGTAAACCGGAGCTCAGACATGAAGTAAGGGAGGACCAAGAATATTATAGGCACCATGCAGGGTTTGCACAGGTTGCACGTCTTCTAAAGTTGCCCAATGAGGATGCTGCTGCTAAAAGTACGCTAGAAGTTGTTTACGATTCCATTTGCaagagactgtcgttctaa
- the LOC121249675 gene encoding non-lysosomal glucosylceramidase-like isoform X1, with protein MENGFKHEDETELPSSFSHYKVDPGKPAPLTWQRKLNFQGNVPSEFTVPFREKIQMAPFGIRLMRYSKEEVAKGRVISLTLNYVCVFLFFTLSYTCLSFYQLPVFDFFNRRTTTCHHGVPLGGIGAGSIGRSYRGEFQKFQLFPGQCEENPMLANQFSIFVSRPNAKKYSTVLCTGSPEVPKEGTASGIETWDWNLNGEKCTYQALFPRAWTTYGVGEPDPELRIVCRQISPFIPQNYKESSFPVSVFTFTVSNKGKTPADVTMLFTWANSVGGISGFSGHHCNSKIVGKDGVHGVLLHHKTAHDHPPVTFAIAAEETGDVHVSECPSFLISGDSQGITAKDMWHEIKKNGSFDHLDHNETPTPSKPGSSIGAAIAASLTIPSDSIRTVTFSLAWDCPEVRFGQKTYHRRYARFYGTHGNAAASIARDAILEHALWESQIEAWQRPVLDDKRLPEWYSVTLFNELYYLNAGRTIWTDGSPPMQSLGTIRERKFFIDRPRSNLKNTADMSHQNDTAIDILERMAATLEQVHTPLTSNSAFGTYLLPNEEENIGQLLYSEGTEYLMWNTYDVHFYSSFALLMLFPKLELSIQRDFAAAVMMHDPDRMKIMSDGKWVERKVLGAVPHDIGFNDPWFEVNAYNLHNTDRWKDLNSKFVLQVYRDMVATGDKNFARAVWPSVYVAMAYMDQFDKDGDGMIENEGFPDQTYDIWSVSGVSAYSGGLWVAALQAASAMACEVGDKASANFFWVRYQKAKAVYDTLWNGSYFNYDNSGGSFSASIQADQLAGQWYARACGLSPIVEKDKVTSALEKVYNFNVLKVKGGMRGAVNGMRPDGRVDMSTMQSREIWSGVTYSVAAAMIQEEMLEMAFQTSVGVYEAAWSQEGLGYSFQTPEAWNTDDQYRALGYMRPLAIWAMQWALSKPKLCKPELRHEVREDQEYYRHHAGFAQVARLLKLPNEDAAAKSTLEVVYDSICKRLSF; from the exons ATGGAAAATGGTTTCAAACATGAAGACGAAACAGAGCTTCCTTCCAGTTTTTCTCATTACAAG GTTGACCCAGGGAAACCAGCCCCACTGACTTGGCAAAGGAAGTTGAATTTTCAGGGAAACGTGCCTTCAGAGTTCACAGTGCCGTTTCGGGAGAAAATACAAATG GCTCCGTTTGGCATTCGACTAATGCGTTATTCTAAGGAAGAAGTAGCCAAAGGAAGGGTAATATCACTCACCTTAAATTATG tctgtgtttttttgttctttacTCTTTCTTACACCTGCTTGTCCTTCTATCAGCTGCCagtatttgattttttcaatagGCGTACCACCACATGTCACCATGGTGTTCCTTTAGGTGGTATTGG TGCAGGAAGCATTGGAAGAAGCTACAGAGGCgagtttcaaaaatttcaacTGTTCCCCGGACAATGTGAAGAGAACCCCATGTTAGCAAATCAATTTTCT ATTTTTGTTTCAAGGCCTAATGCTAAAAAATATTCTACTGTATTATGCACCGGGAGCCCAGAGGTACCCAA AGAAGGCACTGCTTCTGGCATTGAAACTTGGGATTGGAATTTGAACGGCGAGAAGTGTACATatcaagctttgtttccaagGGCTTGGACAACCTACGGTG TAGGTGAACCTGACCCAGAACTTAGAATTGTTTGTCGCCAAATTTCACCTTTTATTCCCCAAAATTATAAGGAGAGCAGTTTCCCTGTATCAGTATTTACATTTACG GTATCTAATAAAGGAAAGACTCCTGCAGATGTGACGATGCTCTTTACATGGGCT AATTCCGTAGGTGGGATCTCGGGATTTTCTGGTCACCACTGCAACTCAAAGATAGT GGGAAAAGATGGAGTGCACGGAGTACTTTTACACCACAA GACCGCACATGACCACCCTCCGGTTACTTTTGCTATCGCAGCAGAGGAAACAGGTGATGTTCATGTTTCTGAGTGTCCTAGCTTTTTGATATCTGGTGATTCCCAGGGTATCACAGCTAAAGACATGTGGCATGAAATTAAAAAG AATGGGTCATTCGATCACCTTGACCACAATGAAACTCCAACACCTTCAAAACCAGGATCATCTATTGGAGCAGCTATAGCAGCCTCTTTGACTATTCCTTCTGATTCTATCCGAACTGTCACATTTTCATTGGCATGGGACTGCCCAGAAGTGAGATTTGGTCAAAAAACTTACCACAG GCGCTACGCCAGATTTTATGGCACTCATGGGAATGCTGCAGCAAGTATTGCACGTGATGCTATACTTG AGCACGCCCTATGGGAATCCCAGATAGAAGCATGGCAGAGACCAGTTCTTGATGACAAAAGGCTGCCCGAATG GTACTCAGTCACTCTCTTTAATGAGCTGTATTATCTTAATGCTGGGAGAACAATCTGGACAG ATGGATCACCTCCAATGCAAAGTTTAGGAACCATTCGTGAGAGGAAGTTCTTCATTGATAGACCCCGATCAAATCTGAAGAATACAGCTGATATGTCTCATCAAAATGACACTGCTATTGATATCCTTGAAAGGATGGCGGCAACACTTGAGCAAGTACATACTCCACTAACATCAAATTCTGCTTTTGGAACCTATTTGCTCCCgaatgaagaagaaaacattGGTCAGCTTCTTTATTCGGAAGGAACTGAATACCTAATGTGGAACACTTATGATGTCCACTTCTACTCATCTTTTGCACTACTCATGTTATTCCCCAAACTTGAACTTAGTATCCAAAGAGACTTTGCAGCAGCAGTAATGATGCATGATCCTGACAGGATGAAAATTATGAGTGATGGAAAGTGGGTTGAACGAAAGGTTCTAGGTGCTGTACCCCATGATATTGGGTTCAATGACCCTTGGTTTGAAGTAAATGCTTATAATTTGCATAATACAGATAGGTGGAAAGACTTGAACTCTAAGTTTGTTCTCCAAGTATATAGAGATATGGTTGCTACCGGTGATAAAAATTTTGCACGAGCTGTTTGGCCTTCAGTATATGTTGCAATGGCTTATATGGATCAGTTCGATAAGGATGGAGACGGGATGATCGAGAATGAGGGGTTCCCTGATCAGACTTATGATATATGGTCCGTTAGTGGTGTGAGTGCATATTCAGGAGGGCTTTGGGTGGCAGCCCTCCAGGCTGCTTCAGCCATGGCATGTGAAGTAGGTGATAAAGCATCTGCAAATTTCTTTTGGGTTAGGTATCAAAAGGCAAAAGCTGTATATGACACACTATGGAATGGTTCTTACTTTAATTACGACAACAGTGGTGGTAGTTTCAGTGCATCTATTCAAGCTGATCAATTGGCAGGACAATG GTATGCTAGAGCATGTGGTCTTTCTCCAATTGTCGAAAAAGACAAGGTGACGAGTGCCCTCGAGAAGGTTTATAATTTCAATGTCCTAAAGGTTAAGGGAGGTATGCGTGGGGCAGTGAATGGGATGCGGCCAGATGGAAGGGTTGATATGTCGACAATGCAGTCAAGAGAAATTTGGTCTGGAGTTACATATTCTGTTGCTGCTGCAATGATTCAGGAAGAGATGTTGGAAATGGCATTTCAGACTTCGGTTGGTGTCTATGAAGCAGCTTGGTCCCAAGAAGGTTTAGG CTATTCTTTTCAAACTCCAGAAGCCTGGAACACCGACGACCAATACAGAGCTCTTGGTTACATGCGGCCATTGGCCATATGGGCAATGCAGTGGGCCTTGTCAAAGCCAAAGCTTTGTAAACCGGAGCTCAGACATGAAGTAAGGGAGGACCAAGAATATTATAGGCACCATGCAGGGTTTGCACAGGTTGCACGTCTTCTAAAGTTGCCCAATGAGGATGCTGCTGCTAAAAGTACGCTAGAAGTTGTTTACGATTCCATTTGCaagagactgtcgttctaa